In a genomic window of Candidatus Brocadia sp.:
- a CDS encoding tetratricopeptide repeat protein, whose amino-acid sequence MENHFEEQLHLQSGNAFFQQGNYSEAKKEFESVCEINPDNHEAHKGLGLVALVQVRYEDAEKSFRKASELKPEEPVYHYNIGLALQALKRYSEAEREFRAALNLKENYSPAHAGLGGLSFDQGHYEEAQTEFEKAIAINPTDAETHNWLGRVAMVQERYGDAEKSFCRASKLKPEEPVYHYNIGLALQALKRYSEAEREFRAALNLKEDYSPAHAGLGGLSFDQERYEEAKTEFEKAIAINPTDAETHNWLGRVALVQAHYEDAEKSFRKASELKPEEPAYHSNLGLVLLNLKRYSEAEREFRAALNLKEDYSPAHAGLGGLSFDQERYEEAKTEFEKAIAINPTDAETHNWLGRVALVQAHYEDAEKSFRKASELNTQEPAYHYNIGLTLQALKRYSEAEREFRTALNLKEDYYLAHAGLGGLFYDQEDYDTAKAEFEMAIAINPSDAETNNWLGLIAAVQERYEDAERFFCKAIELNKKGASAHRNLGSLLTSLELYNQAETSLKEAVKLDPKDDEGYNELGRFYYRQGKYAEAVPQYRQAVRINPKNVRAQQGLTLSLMRLEQFDEAERLLRSLAESKMHTKIAAQDLWIIHETLVDLFICLGNKRGDKIYYDEALTAVDKALSGAPDSRKAELYFKRGIIHSYMKQYEASENDFEHCVNLNKEHWAARRNLERFRTLLLGRRTKTLEKMGKVLAALGIVQMIGLWMLYAAPLKYVKTNISETTFAVLAPLFFAFTLVSFLLPQLTKLKVGGLEADIEKATLELLEGSKGIQLETSGSLTPSSNIIPEKGIEEGRSKK is encoded by the coding sequence ATGGAAAACCACTTTGAGGAACAGCTTCATTTGCAATCGGGTAACGCTTTTTTTCAACAGGGAAACTATAGCGAAGCAAAAAAGGAATTTGAAAGTGTATGTGAAATCAATCCAGATAATCACGAGGCACACAAGGGGTTGGGTCTTGTGGCACTGGTTCAGGTGCGATATGAAGATGCCGAAAAGTCGTTCCGCAAGGCCAGTGAACTCAAACCTGAGGAACCGGTCTATCATTACAACATAGGGTTGGCATTGCAAGCACTCAAACGTTACTCAGAAGCGGAAAGGGAGTTCCGCGCTGCACTTAACCTCAAGGAAAACTACTCCCCGGCGCACGCCGGCCTGGGAGGATTGTCCTTTGACCAGGGACACTACGAAGAGGCACAGACTGAGTTTGAAAAGGCCATTGCAATCAACCCAACTGATGCCGAGACCCATAACTGGCTGGGCCGTGTGGCAATGGTTCAGGAGCGATATGGAGATGCCGAAAAGTCATTCTGCAGGGCCAGTAAACTCAAACCTGAGGAACCGGTCTATCATTACAACATAGGGTTGGCATTGCAAGCACTCAAACGTTATTCAGAAGCGGAAAGGGAGTTCCGCGCTGCACTTAATCTCAAGGAAGACTACTCCCCGGCGCACGCCGGCCTGGGAGGATTGTCCTTTGACCAGGAACGCTATGAAGAGGCAAAAACTGAGTTTGAAAAGGCCATTGCAATCAACCCAACCGATGCCGAGACCCATAATTGGCTGGGTCGTGTGGCGCTGGTTCAGGCTCACTATGAGGATGCCGAGAAGTCATTCCGTAAGGCCAGTGAACTAAAACCTGAGGAACCGGCTTATCACAGCAATCTTGGACTGGTATTACTGAATCTCAAACGTTATTCAGAAGCGGAAAGGGAGTTCCGCGCTGCACTTAATCTCAAGGAAGACTACTCCCCGGCGCACGCCGGCCTGGGAGGGTTGTCCTTTGACCAGGAACGCTATGAAGAGGCAAAAACTGAGTTTGAAAAGGCCATTGCAATCAACCCAACCGATGCCGAGACCCATAATTGGCTGGGTCGTGTGGCACTGGTTCAGGCTCACTATGAGGATGCCGAGAAGTCATTCCGTAAGGCCAGTGAACTAAATACCCAGGAACCGGCTTATCATTACAACATAGGGCTGACACTGCAAGCACTCAAACGCTATTCAGAAGCGGAGAGGGAGTTTCGCACTGCACTCAACCTCAAGGAAGATTACTACCTGGCGCACGCTGGCCTGGGTGGATTATTCTATGACCAAGAAGATTATGACACAGCTAAGGCTGAGTTTGAAATGGCCATTGCAATTAATCCATCCGATGCCGAGACCAACAATTGGCTGGGCCTTATAGCAGCAGTTCAGGAAAGGTATGAGGACGCAGAACGGTTCTTTTGTAAAGCAATTGAGCTAAATAAAAAAGGGGCGTCTGCACACCGAAATCTTGGTTCGCTGCTAACATCATTGGAACTTTATAATCAAGCTGAAACTTCTCTTAAAGAAGCGGTAAAACTCGATCCTAAAGACGACGAAGGCTATAACGAGCTGGGACGATTTTATTATAGGCAAGGCAAATATGCTGAAGCCGTTCCTCAGTATCGGCAAGCTGTCCGAATAAATCCTAAAAATGTCAGAGCACAACAAGGACTTACACTCAGTCTGATGCGTTTAGAACAATTTGATGAAGCAGAACGTCTATTAAGATCCTTGGCAGAATCGAAAATGCACACAAAGATTGCCGCGCAAGACCTCTGGATCATTCACGAAACACTCGTAGACCTTTTTATCTGCTTAGGAAATAAACGAGGCGATAAGATTTATTATGATGAGGCATTAACAGCAGTCGACAAGGCGCTATCAGGAGCTCCTGATAGCCGTAAGGCTGAACTTTATTTTAAACGCGGGATCATTCACTCTTATATGAAACAATATGAAGCTTCAGAAAATGATTTTGAACATTGTGTTAATCTCAATAAGGAACACTGGGCAGCCAGACGAAATCTGGAACGGTTCCGAACCTTACTTTTGGGACGAAGAACCAAAACGCTGGAAAAAATGGGCAAAGTCCTTGCAGCCCTGGGGATCGTGCAAATGATTGGTTTATGGATGCTTTATGCAGCACCCTTGAAGTATGTAAAGACTAATATCAGCGAAACAACCTTTGCAGTTTTGGCTCCATTATTTTTTGCATTCACTCTGGTAAGTTTTCTCCTCCCTCAATTAACGAAACTTAAAGTTGGTGGATTGGAAGCGGATATTGAAAAAGCAACACTCGAACTTTTGGAGGGATCAAAAGGAATTCAGTTGGAAACGAGCGGAAGCCTTACCCCATCTTCCAATATAATACCTGAAAAAGGGATAGAGGAAGGCAGAAGTAAAAAGTAA
- a CDS encoding DNA recombination protein RmuC: MEMQWLIIAIIAGIFAGTAITWLFCRVRIATLNEQFITTQQDLTNTRADLDLKNETVSQLNQEIVRLETILEHERKASYEKLDILNHATLKLGDAFKALSSEALRSNNQSFLELAKITLEKYQTEAKGDLEQRQKAVEQLVTPIKQSLEKVDTQIQELEKARQQAYGSLTEQVKSLIYTQEKLQSETGNLVKALRTPAVRGHWGEIQLKRVVEIAGMLEYCDFYRQQTVTTEDGRLRPDMLVRLPGGKNIVVDAKTPLQAYLDALESASDELRLSKLKGHAQQIRSHMTKLSAKSYWEQFQPTPEFVVLFLPGETFFSAALELDPALIEEGAKQHVILATPTTLIALLRAVYYGWRQEQMSENTRKISELGQELHERVATMVEHLTRLGGTLGKAVEAFNSAVASFEGRVLPSVRKFEALGAGSKKEIEELVPIDKSARMLMEMQGEHCKTVNDNP; this comes from the coding sequence ATGGAAATGCAGTGGTTGATTATTGCAATAATTGCCGGGATTTTTGCGGGAACTGCTATCACCTGGCTGTTTTGCAGGGTACGCATTGCTACGCTCAATGAACAATTCATCACAACCCAACAGGATCTGACGAATACACGGGCCGATCTTGACCTGAAGAATGAAACAGTTTCTCAGCTCAATCAGGAAATCGTGCGACTGGAGACCATTCTCGAACACGAGCGTAAGGCATCTTATGAAAAATTGGACATCCTTAATCATGCTACCCTGAAGCTGGGTGATGCCTTTAAGGCACTTTCATCTGAAGCGCTGAGGAGTAACAACCAATCCTTCCTGGAGCTGGCAAAAATTACCCTGGAAAAATATCAGACCGAGGCAAAGGGAGACCTCGAACAGAGACAGAAGGCCGTTGAACAACTCGTCACACCTATCAAGCAGTCCCTGGAGAAGGTAGATACCCAGATCCAGGAATTAGAAAAAGCCCGTCAGCAGGCGTACGGAAGTCTAACGGAGCAGGTGAAATCCTTAATTTATACGCAGGAGAAATTACAGTCTGAAACAGGCAATCTGGTCAAGGCCCTTCGGACACCGGCGGTTCGAGGCCACTGGGGAGAAATACAACTCAAGCGGGTAGTCGAGATTGCAGGTATGCTGGAATACTGCGATTTTTACCGGCAGCAAACGGTAACAACGGAAGATGGACGATTGCGGCCCGATATGCTCGTACGATTGCCCGGAGGAAAAAATATTGTTGTTGACGCAAAAACACCTCTTCAGGCTTATTTAGATGCATTAGAATCTGCAAGCGATGAACTGCGATTATCAAAGCTCAAGGGCCATGCACAACAGATTCGGTCTCACATGACAAAATTGAGCGCAAAATCTTACTGGGAACAATTTCAACCTACACCGGAATTTGTGGTTCTTTTTCTGCCTGGCGAAACCTTTTTCAGCGCGGCCCTCGAATTGGATCCCGCATTAATTGAAGAAGGAGCGAAGCAGCATGTCATCCTGGCAACGCCAACAACCCTGATCGCACTCCTGCGTGCCGTGTACTACGGCTGGCGGCAGGAACAGATGTCAGAGAATACCAGGAAGATTAGTGAACTCGGACAAGAACTCCATGAACGCGTTGCAACGATGGTTGAACATCTCACAAGGCTCGGTGGAACTCTTGGGAAGGCAGTGGAGGCATTCAACTCAGCTGTGGCATCATTCGAAGGACGTGTGCTCCCCTCCGTGCGAAAGTTCGAAGCGCTCGGTGCCGGGAGTAAGAAGGAAATCGAGGAGCTTGTTCCAATTGACAAAAGCGCCAGGATGCTTATGGAAATGCAAGGTGAACATTGCAAAACGGTAAATGACAATCCCTGA
- the glmS gene encoding glutamine--fructose-6-phosphate transaminase (isomerizing) has product MCGIVGYIGHNKAVRVLLDGIKRLEYRGYDSSGIAFVENGVLKCEKAVGKIAELEKILDGNNSNTHAGIVHTRWATHGAPTMENAHPHTDCHHEIAVVHNGIIENFDYLKSRLKREGHTFKSETDTEVLAHLIEKYFQGNLEMAVMEALKEVEGTYGIAVISTKDPQKIVAARKGSPLVIGIGNQEYFITSDVSASLEHTRDVVYLDDNEVAILTLNHYETKTMQNIPTYKKVEEVLWNIDMIEKGGYEHFMLKEIHEQPQALRNVMRGRIESNSGLIKLGGLMSCEKELREAKRIVIVACGTSWHAGLVGEYMLEELARIPVEVEYASEFRYRNPVIEEGTVVIAISQSGETADTLAAMREAKHKGAKLLSVCNVVGSTIAREADCGIYLHIGPEIGVASTKAFTAQITVLYLFTIYMMNLKYPHAPIPSDMIKVIQSIPDKVQTILSMEEKIVELARIYKDSENALYLGRGYNYPVALEGALKLKEISYIHAEGYPAAEMKHGPIALINKNMPVVFIATKDSVYGKILSNIAEVRSRGGRLIAIATEGDEQIVEKVDHVFYIPKTSDCLTPILSVIPLQLMAYHMAVMRGCDVDKPRNLAKSVTVE; this is encoded by the coding sequence ATGTGTGGAATTGTAGGATATATTGGACATAACAAGGCTGTCAGGGTGCTATTAGACGGTATTAAAAGACTTGAATACCGTGGGTATGATTCTTCCGGGATTGCATTCGTTGAGAACGGTGTTCTGAAGTGCGAAAAGGCCGTTGGTAAGATCGCCGAATTAGAGAAGATACTTGATGGGAACAATTCCAATACCCATGCAGGAATTGTCCATACACGATGGGCAACGCATGGTGCGCCAACGATGGAGAATGCCCATCCTCATACGGATTGTCACCATGAGATTGCCGTGGTACATAATGGAATTATTGAAAATTTTGATTATTTAAAATCAAGATTAAAACGGGAAGGTCATACCTTCAAGAGTGAAACAGATACAGAAGTACTGGCGCATCTCATCGAAAAGTACTTTCAGGGTAATCTTGAAATGGCCGTTATGGAGGCGTTAAAAGAGGTCGAAGGAACCTATGGCATTGCAGTAATCTCTACGAAGGACCCGCAGAAAATTGTAGCGGCGAGAAAGGGATCGCCTCTTGTAATAGGAATTGGGAATCAGGAATATTTTATTACCTCAGATGTTTCTGCTTCGCTGGAGCATACGAGGGATGTGGTATATCTGGATGACAACGAGGTGGCTATTCTTACTTTGAACCATTACGAAACCAAGACCATGCAAAATATTCCCACATATAAAAAGGTGGAAGAGGTACTGTGGAATATTGATATGATCGAAAAGGGTGGCTATGAACATTTTATGCTCAAAGAGATCCATGAACAACCTCAAGCACTACGAAATGTAATGCGCGGAAGAATTGAAAGTAATAGCGGTTTAATAAAACTGGGTGGATTAATGAGTTGTGAAAAGGAACTCAGAGAGGCGAAACGCATCGTTATCGTCGCCTGTGGCACGTCCTGGCATGCAGGGCTTGTGGGTGAGTATATGCTGGAAGAGCTGGCACGCATACCCGTTGAGGTAGAATATGCCTCAGAATTTCGGTACCGGAATCCCGTTATTGAAGAAGGTACGGTAGTGATTGCCATAAGCCAGTCAGGTGAGACGGCAGATACCCTTGCAGCAATGCGCGAGGCTAAACACAAAGGCGCAAAGTTGCTTTCTGTCTGTAATGTCGTTGGCAGTACCATTGCCAGGGAGGCTGATTGCGGGATTTATTTACATATCGGCCCGGAGATAGGAGTTGCATCCACCAAGGCGTTTACCGCGCAGATTACCGTTTTATATCTGTTTACCATTTACATGATGAACCTGAAGTATCCCCACGCTCCGATACCTTCCGATATGATCAAGGTCATTCAATCAATACCGGATAAGGTTCAGACCATTCTCAGCATGGAAGAGAAGATTGTGGAACTTGCAAGGATATATAAGGATAGTGAAAACGCCCTCTATTTGGGGAGAGGATACAATTATCCGGTAGCGCTTGAAGGTGCGTTAAAACTCAAGGAAATATCCTATATCCATGCCGAGGGCTATCCGGCGGCAGAGATGAAGCATGGTCCCATTGCCCTCATTAACAAGAATATGCCCGTGGTCTTTATCGCTACAAAAGATAGCGTCTACGGAAAGATCTTAAGTAATATTGCAGAGGTCAGATCCAGGGGTGGAAGGCTGATTGCAATTGCAACTGAAGGTGATGAGCAGATTGTAGAGAAGGTCGACCATGTCTTTTACATACCCAAGACGTCCGACTGCCTGACGCCAATCCTTTCCGTAATACCGCTGCAATTAATGGCCTATCATATGGCAGTCATGCGGGGGTGTGATGTCGATAAACCCAGAAACCTCGCCAAAAGTGTGACGGTTGAATAA
- the lpxD gene encoding UDP-3-O-(3-hydroxymyristoyl)glucosamine N-acyltransferase, translating to MKFTLDEIQSVIGGKVIGNGDTCITGIASVEVAKEGDITFIKNDTLAPQAMASKASAIILHREIQALKKPQIVIENPYLAFTKFMEVVAKERYMRPIGIHPTAVISKAAIIGNDVSIGAHVVIEDNVRIGNYVTIYPNTFIGKESYLGDDTIIYANVSIRENSIIGKRVIIHCNSVIGDDGFGYLQIEKRHVKIPQIGAVEIGDDVEIGSMVTICRAALDKTIIGNGVKIDNHSHIAHNVTIGDNSMLIAYAKIAGSTKIGKHVLIAEDVGVTDHASIGDNCIIGGGSNVYKSLEAGSVVWGSPAKPITEEKRIQVLIKKLPEIYNTMKRLVKTSQ from the coding sequence ATGAAATTTACGCTTGATGAAATTCAATCTGTTATTGGCGGAAAAGTCATTGGCAATGGAGATACCTGCATCACGGGTATTGCCAGCGTTGAAGTCGCAAAAGAAGGGGATATAACATTCATCAAGAATGATACGCTAGCTCCCCAGGCCATGGCATCCAAGGCTTCCGCAATAATTTTACATCGCGAAATACAAGCACTTAAAAAACCACAAATCGTCATTGAAAATCCTTATCTTGCCTTCACGAAATTTATGGAAGTCGTGGCAAAAGAACGATATATGCGCCCTATCGGTATTCACCCTACGGCTGTTATCAGTAAGGCTGCTATCATTGGGAACGATGTTTCCATTGGTGCTCATGTTGTCATTGAAGATAACGTAAGGATAGGAAATTATGTTACGATTTATCCAAACACGTTTATTGGCAAGGAGAGTTACCTTGGAGACGATACCATCATCTATGCCAATGTATCTATAAGAGAAAATAGTATCATTGGCAAACGGGTTATTATCCATTGCAACAGCGTTATTGGAGACGATGGATTTGGCTATCTTCAAATAGAGAAAAGACACGTCAAGATACCGCAGATTGGAGCAGTGGAAATAGGAGACGATGTGGAAATTGGCTCCATGGTAACGATCTGCCGCGCTGCACTCGATAAAACGATTATTGGAAACGGCGTAAAGATAGACAATCATTCCCATATTGCCCACAATGTTACCATAGGGGACAACTCCATGCTCATTGCATATGCCAAGATTGCAGGAAGCACTAAAATTGGGAAGCATGTCCTGATTGCAGAAGATGTCGGCGTTACCGATCATGCATCTATAGGCGATAACTGTATTATTGGTGGGGGTTCTAATGTTTACAAGAGCCTGGAGGCCGGTTCTGTTGTGTGGGGTTCACCAGCCAAGCCCATTACTGAAGAAAAACGTATCCAGGTATTGATCAAAAAATTACCGGAAATATATAATACAATGAAAAGACTTGTGAAAACATCACAATAA
- the fabF gene encoding beta-ketoacyl-[acyl-carrier-protein] synthase II, translated as MQKRRRVVITGVGAITPLGQKINQIWLALCEGKSGIKPITAFDTSAFDVHFGGEVSDFDPVQWFDVKEARRLDRFSQFAIVASIQAVKDAELNTESFDKTRGGVVIGSGMGGLIELEAQHEILLKKGPSRISPFLIPKLMVNAASAQIAIRFGLKGPNYALVTACTTGVNAIGEAVRIIQRGDADIMLAGSSEAVITPLALGGFSSMKALSTRNKEPQKASRPFDKDRDGFVLSEGAGVVVLEDFEIAKKRGANIYAEVLGYGLNSDAYHIAAPEPNGEGAMRCMTSALKDAQCNPEEIDYINAHATSTPIGDNIEMKAVKNVFGLNAPKIPVSSTKSMLGHQLGASGSVEVIICALVIKKGVLPPTINYEAPDPECSGLDFIPNVARERKVGKSLSNSFGFGGHNASVILGRV; from the coding sequence ATGCAGAAACGGCGAAGGGTCGTTATTACCGGTGTTGGGGCGATTACCCCCCTAGGGCAGAAAATAAACCAAATCTGGTTGGCATTGTGCGAAGGGAAAAGTGGAATAAAACCCATCACCGCTTTTGATACCTCTGCTTTTGATGTCCATTTCGGGGGGGAAGTCAGCGATTTTGACCCTGTTCAGTGGTTTGATGTCAAAGAAGCGCGGCGACTCGATCGGTTCTCTCAGTTTGCTATAGTTGCTTCTATCCAGGCTGTGAAAGATGCCGAACTAAATACGGAAAGCTTCGACAAAACAAGGGGTGGGGTTGTAATTGGCTCAGGTATGGGTGGTTTGATAGAACTTGAAGCGCAGCATGAAATTCTTTTAAAAAAGGGGCCTTCAAGGATATCCCCTTTTCTGATTCCTAAATTGATGGTTAACGCTGCTTCTGCACAGATTGCAATACGATTCGGACTCAAGGGCCCCAATTATGCACTGGTTACAGCATGCACTACGGGAGTCAATGCCATAGGGGAGGCTGTCCGTATTATCCAAAGAGGGGATGCAGATATTATGCTTGCAGGAAGCTCAGAGGCCGTAATTACCCCTTTAGCCCTTGGTGGTTTTAGCTCTATGAAAGCCCTCTCTACCCGCAATAAGGAACCACAAAAGGCCAGCCGTCCTTTTGATAAAGACCGGGACGGTTTCGTTCTTTCCGAAGGGGCTGGTGTCGTTGTGCTTGAAGATTTTGAGATAGCAAAAAAACGAGGCGCTAATATTTATGCAGAAGTACTCGGTTACGGTCTCAATTCAGATGCGTACCATATCGCAGCGCCTGAACCCAACGGCGAAGGAGCAATGCGGTGTATGACAAGTGCCCTGAAAGACGCACAGTGCAATCCCGAAGAGATTGATTATATCAACGCCCATGCTACATCAACCCCTATTGGTGACAACATCGAAATGAAGGCCGTAAAGAATGTTTTTGGGCTCAACGCACCCAAAATCCCCGTTAGTTCTACAAAGTCTATGCTGGGGCATCAACTCGGAGCTTCGGGAAGTGTCGAAGTTATCATCTGCGCCTTAGTAATTAAGAAAGGGGTTCTTCCCCCAACGATCAATTATGAGGCACCGGATCCTGAATGCTCCGGATTGGATTTCATCCCCAACGTGGCCCGAGAAAGGAAGGTTGGGAAGTCCCTTTCCAATTCATTCGGTTTTGGCGGACACAATGCCAGCGTCATCCTTGGACGGGTATAG
- a CDS encoding acyl carrier protein: MSAVEDKVKEIITKQMGVKAEQITKDTSFINDLGADSLDTVELIMEFEDAFDMNIPDEDAEKIRTVGDAIKYIEEHK; this comes from the coding sequence GTGTCAGCAGTTGAAGATAAGGTTAAAGAGATTATTACAAAACAAATGGGGGTAAAAGCCGAACAGATTACAAAAGATACATCATTTATTAATGATCTGGGAGCTGATTCGCTGGATACCGTAGAGCTTATCATGGAATTTGAAGACGCATTCGATATGAATATTCCTGATGAAGATGCAGAAAAGATACGGACGGTGGGAGACGCTATTAAATACATCGAGGAACACAAATAA
- the fabD gene encoding ACP S-malonyltransferase: protein MRKTALLFPGQGTQYVGMGKDFYTCFKEAQEIFNQANEILGFDIAELCFHGKQEELNKTSVCQPAILVNSLAILEVLKRNSVIQGNTCFAAAGLSLGEYTAHVSAGSMAFKDAVRLVYKRGLFMQEACNANPGGMVSVIGLADEKVEQLCAEMSPLGVICAANYNSPGQVVISGEKPLLEKASVLARERGARMVVPLKVDGAFHSDLMIPASDKLSKELEATPISKPNIPVVANIIATYVREPDEIKVSLTKQLNSPVRWHQSISMLIQNGFNQFYEIGPGKTLSGLMKRIDSTQEIKNIDTVEAFENIGKSN from the coding sequence ATGCGAAAGACGGCATTACTTTTTCCAGGTCAGGGCACTCAATATGTGGGAATGGGTAAGGATTTTTATACATGTTTCAAAGAGGCGCAAGAGATATTCAATCAGGCGAATGAGATTCTGGGATTTGATATAGCTGAACTTTGTTTCCACGGAAAACAGGAGGAATTAAACAAGACCTCAGTTTGTCAGCCGGCCATACTTGTGAATAGCCTGGCAATACTGGAAGTCTTAAAAAGAAATTCAGTAATTCAGGGAAACACCTGTTTTGCAGCAGCCGGGCTGAGTTTGGGAGAGTATACAGCCCATGTGTCTGCTGGCTCTATGGCCTTTAAAGATGCCGTGAGGCTGGTGTATAAGCGGGGTCTGTTTATGCAAGAGGCGTGTAATGCAAATCCTGGCGGAATGGTTTCTGTAATTGGATTGGCAGACGAAAAAGTAGAACAGCTTTGCGCAGAGATGAGTCCGTTGGGAGTTATCTGTGCTGCAAATTATAATAGTCCTGGACAGGTTGTTATCTCAGGCGAAAAGCCTTTGTTAGAAAAGGCATCCGTTCTTGCCAGGGAACGAGGCGCGAGAATGGTTGTACCTTTGAAGGTAGATGGGGCGTTTCATTCAGATTTAATGATCCCTGCAAGTGATAAGCTTTCGAAGGAACTGGAAGCAACACCAATTTCAAAACCAAATATCCCCGTTGTAGCAAATATCATTGCAACATATGTGAGAGAGCCCGACGAGATAAAAGTATCGTTGACAAAACAATTAAATAGTCCAGTGCGGTGGCATCAGTCGATCTCTATGCTGATACAAAACGGATTTAATCAGTTTTATGAGATCGGTCCAGGGAAAACTTTATCGGGGCTCATGAAAAGGATTGACTCTACTCAGGAAATCAAAAACATTGACACAGTAGAGGCCTTTGAAAATATAGGAAAATCGAATTAA
- a CDS encoding ketoacyl-ACP synthase III translates to MQQNQRASITGIGSYLPGKVLTNYDLEKMVDTSDDWIIQRTGIRERRIVENGQITSDLATQASLRAMEDAGVSPEDLDMIITSTITPDHIFPATSCYIQQKIGASRASAFDILAACAGFIYAMSIGQSFVNSGAMETVLVVGAECLSKITDYTDRSTCVLFGDGAGAVIIQKSSTKHEILSTNLAADGSQADVLIMPGGGAKNPASLESVQERTHYIQFKGKEVFKLAINNITNLIIETVNKNGLCLEDIDLIIPHQSNLRIIEATMEKLGLPMEKAFVNIDKYGNTSSASIPIAIDEARKEGRLSKGDIVMLVAFGGGLTWGSSVIRW, encoded by the coding sequence ATGCAACAAAATCAAAGGGCATCTATTACAGGTATAGGATCCTATCTGCCAGGTAAGGTTTTGACCAATTATGATTTAGAAAAAATGGTTGATACCAGCGACGACTGGATTATCCAACGGACAGGTATTAGAGAACGCCGTATCGTTGAAAATGGTCAAATAACGTCTGATCTTGCTACCCAGGCATCCTTACGAGCAATGGAGGATGCCGGAGTTTCTCCCGAAGATTTAGACATGATTATCACATCGACAATTACACCCGATCATATCTTTCCTGCGACATCGTGTTATATACAACAGAAAATAGGGGCAAGCAGGGCTAGCGCTTTTGATATATTGGCGGCATGCGCCGGATTTATTTATGCAATGTCTATTGGACAAAGCTTTGTAAATTCAGGGGCAATGGAAACTGTCCTCGTGGTAGGAGCGGAGTGTTTGTCAAAGATTACAGACTATACTGATCGCTCAACGTGCGTGTTGTTTGGAGATGGTGCCGGTGCCGTTATTATACAAAAAAGCAGCACAAAACACGAAATTCTTTCTACGAACCTGGCTGCAGATGGGTCACAGGCAGATGTGCTGATCATGCCCGGAGGGGGGGCAAAGAACCCTGCTTCTTTAGAATCGGTTCAGGAAAGAACCCATTATATTCAATTTAAAGGTAAAGAAGTATTCAAACTGGCAATTAATAATATAACGAACTTGATTATAGAAACGGTAAATAAGAATGGCCTCTGCCTGGAAGATATCGACTTGATTATCCCCCATCAGAGCAATCTGAGAATCATTGAGGCGACCATGGAAAAACTTGGATTGCCTATGGAAAAGGCGTTTGTAAACATAGATAAATACGGAAACACATCCTCAGCCTCTATTCCCATCGCAATTGATGAGGCCAGAAAGGAAGGTCGTCTCTCCAAAGGCGATATTGTTATGCTGGTGGCGTTTGGAGGAGGATTAACGTGGGGATCCTCGGTCATCCGGTGGTAG